A stretch of DNA from Lepus europaeus isolate LE1 unplaced genomic scaffold, mLepTim1.pri SCAFFOLD_503, whole genome shotgun sequence:
AGGGCCCGCGGGCAGTGGGGTCCCCGCTGCAGGCTCCCGTTTCCCGCGTGGGGGCTCTAAGGACCGTCTGTCGCCAAGGCCCCACGGTcgctgccctgcctccctcctgcagctGCACAAAGGGCCAGCCGGGCGGCCGATGGCCGTCACCCCAGCCCgaggcctgggcagggccctTGTCTGGCTGCCCTTAGCGGGAGGGGACAGGGTTGGGAGTGGAGGCAAACAGCCCCCCTCATCCTTcaggtgggagtgggagagggcctCCCTCCCAGCTGAGCTGCCGTGGGTGCCCAGCGCAGGCCTGTGACGGGTCACCTCCGGGGCTGCCCAGGGTGTCCGTGGGGGCGGTTGGGAGGGACAAGTTGGGGCACAGCCTTCCATGGACAGCAGCCCCTGGGccgcctctggctcctgcctctcatctctcccaACTCCCAAACACGGGGCGAATCCTCACCTCTACTTACgaacacgccccccccccccgagtcccCAGCAGCACTCAGAGGGCCCTCGACGGTCAGCCTCTGGTGCGTCCCCATTCCTGCTGTCTGGGGAGCCCCCCTCTGTCCAGACAGGTCCCCAGTCACCGCTGGTTCTCTGAGCGGCCCCGGCCTCTCCTGTCGGCCATAGCCAGTGggggccctgctgcctgctggtcCACCTCTCCAGCCACACTAGGCCACCCCCTAGCCCCAACTCACCTGTCCTGGGCAGTGCCCggcctcccacccacacaccctcCTGGGGCAAAACTGCTTGTGGCTAGCACGGTCACGGGAGCCCCTCGTGATGTGTCCTGGGGGCTTGGGCCTGGGGCCTCCGGCTCTgctggggacaggggctgggcattggggcTGGGGGTCCTGTGTGTGCCGACTCGCGCAGGTGTGCACTGGCCACCGGGTGTGGGGGGGCACTGGGACCACTGCGCCTGTTCCTTCAACGTGAGCGTACTGCGTGCCTTTCAGGTGCCCTGTTGTCGACGCTGAGGGGAACACAGGTGTGACTTAGGCCCCCGCACCTGTCTTCCGGGGCTGGTCAGGCTGGGGCCCATGTGTGGCAGGCACGGGAGtccctctgcaggcagtggccttggaCACCCCTTGGTCTAGGAGCAGCCACCATCCCTGCCGCACCAGGGACACGAACACCCCagaaggggcggggccagggtccCCTGTGCAGACAAGCCTCGGCCCAGGCCGCACACCCCCCATGTCCCCCGCTGCAGGGCTGCCCCGCGGGGGGACCCAAgacccccagggtctgcacgcCGCCCCACCCCTGCTGAGCCCCTTCCCCGCCGGGATCCCAACTGCGGGCTCCCTGGGCTCAGCCATgctgggctcccctccccccaggggcgTCTGGGCCAGGCCCCATGCTCAGGGGGGCGCCCGGGGCCCCGCGCCGGGCCGTGCGTCCCACGGGGCGAGGTCCTCCCGCGGACCCCTGGTGGCCGTCCGCGGGGCCCGGCCGGAGCGGAAACCGCGACGGACCGGCTCCGCGAGCCACTTCCGGCGCCGCCGAGGGCCCGCCCCGCAGCCTCCGAGCGCCATGGAGCCGGACGACGCGGCCGAGGCGCTGGCGGAGCTGCGGCAGCGGCGGCTGAGCGCGCGGGAgctgctgcaggcggcggcgggCTCGGGGCTGGCGGCCTACGCCGTGTGGGCGCTGCTGCTGCAGCCCGGCTTCCGCCGCGTCCCGCTGCGGCTGCAGGTGCGGGGAGCGGCCGGGCCCGCGAGCGCCCTGGCCGCCCTGGCCGCCCCGCGCCCTGACCGCCCCGGCCGCCCCGCGCCCTGGCCGCCCTGACCGCCCCGCGCCCTGGCAACCCCGGCCGCCCTGACCGCCCCGGCCGCCCCGCGCCCTGGCCGCCCTGACCGCCCCGCGCCCTGACCGCCCCGCGCCCTGGCCGCCCTGACCGCCCCGGCCGCCCTGACCGCCCCGCGCCCTGGCCGCCCCGGCCGCCCTGACCGCCCCGCGCCCTGGCCGCCCCGGCCGCCCTGACCGCCCCGCGCCCCCGCAGGTGCCGTACGTGGGCGCGAGCGCGCGCCAGGTGGAGCACGTGCTGTCGCTGCTGCGGGGCCGCCCCGGGAAGACGGTGGACCTGGGTTCCGGCGACGGCAGGATCGTAAGGCcccggcgggcgcgggcgcggggcgcgggcggccGCGCGTTCCCCCGCCGCAGCCCGGCCCGCTGCTCGCTGTCCACAGGTGCTGGCGGCGCACAGGTGCGGCCTGCGCCCGGCCGTGGGCTATGAGCTGAACCCGTGGCTGCTGGGGCTGTCGCGGCTGCACGCGTGGAGGGCGGGCTGCGCCGGCGCCGTCCGCTACCGCCGGGAGGACCTCTGGAAGGTAACcgcggcccggccccgccgcgcACGCCGCGCACGCCGCGCACGCCCGCCCACTCCCGCCCACTCGCCCACTCGCCCGCTGGGCGCTCTCCCTCCCGCAGGTGAGCCTCAGCGACTGCCACAACGTGTCGGTGTTCCTGGCCCCCAGCGTGGTAGGTTTGGCGGCgccacccggggggggggggagcgccaCCGGGGTGGGGGCGCCGGGCCCGCCCACACCTGCTCCTGCCGCCCCCACAGCTCGCCCTGCTGGAGGAGAAGCTGCAGGCGGAGCTGCCCGCCGGGGCCCGCGTGGTGTCTGGACggttccccctccccacctggcagCCTGTGGCCGTGCTAGGGGAGGGCCCGGACCGCGTCTGGGCCTATGACGTCCCTggagcccccggccccggcccggctgACAGTGGGGCGCAATAAAGACGCAGGGGCTCTGTCCCGACTCCTGTTTGGCGCAGAGCTCAGGGGGGCGGCTCCCGCCGGGGCAGCCCGTGCGGCAGGCTCTGTGCTGGCCAGGCCGGCCAGCGGCTGCGGGTCCCGGGGCCTTGGAGCTCAGCCCCAAGTGCGGCCCCCGCTTCACGGGGCTGCCCCGCGCCCAGCAGCTGCCTCAGCCTCAGGATTTCCTGCTTGTACCTGCGGGGAGGGCCCAGGGTGAAGGCACCGCCCGGCCAGGGACAGGCGGTGCTCGGCCGGCTCAGACCCTGCGGCGCCCACCTGCCCAGGTGCTGGTCCACGTACTCCTGCAGCCAAGAAAGCTGCTGCTCCGCGACTCCGGCCCGGCCCAGCAGCTGCGCCCGCTCCCGCTCCAGCTCCGCCTGCGGGGGGGCGGTGCGCCAGGGGGGGCCCTGTGGGGGGGCGCCAGGGCGCAGTGGGGGGCATGTGCCAGGGTGCGGCGGGGGTGCGCCAGGGGGGGCCATGTGGGGGGGTCTCTGGGGGGGGCGTGCGCCAGGGTGCGGGGGGGGGCTCTGTGGGGGGGCGTGCGCtagggtgcgggggggggggccctgtGGGGGCATGCGCCAGGGTACAGTGTGGGGGATCCCTGGCCGGCTCTGTCCACTACCTGGGTGCCATGGGAGAAGTCCCAGAGCTTCTGGTAGGTCTGGGCCCAGGACGCGGCATCCATGCCCCTGTGGGAGGGAGCTGTGGTCTGGAAGGCCTGGCTGGCAGCCCAGGGGCTGACCCGTGACTCCCGGCCTCGACGTGTGCCGCCGTCTGGCCGTGGGGGCTACGCCACCAGGCCAGTGTCCGTAGGGGCAGaccccagagctgggaactgggaggCCCCGGTCAGCGGGCCACCTCCATCGGCCGGCCCCGCAGGCTCCCCGGCCCTCCCCGGCCAAGGTGGGGTCCCCACTTGCTGGGCACTTGGCAGGAGCTAAGTCTCCCCAGCCCCCCGCGCgcccccaggcacctgctggggctCAGCAGCTGCACCCCAAGCCCACTTTGTAAAGCGTGGAAGGTTTTCCTCCATTGCCTGCTCAGAGGCCTCTGGCCTGGGGCTGTGCTAGGGGCCTGAGGTGCCTTGTGGGGCTCCaggtgggaggggctgcccctgctgccccaggccagcgAGGGTCACTGTTCCGGGTCCTGAGTCGGCGTGGCCCACCTGTGGGTGGCCAGCAGCTCCTCGTGCCTGTGGCTCAGGTCTGCCAGGCGTTTCTGGAAGGTGCGGGCGGCCCGGGCCAGCTGCTGCTCTCGGCTTCGGTGCGCCGCCCGGATGTCCTGCAGAGTGGCCTCCAGGAACGGGCGCAGGGCCACGGCCTCAGGCTCGGGGCCTGCCTGCGGGGCGAGGCAGCTGGGGCTTGGTTgggccctggcccccagcagATGGGACAGGGAGGcgggctctgccccccccccccgcccgcacCCACCACCGCCTGCCGGGCGCAGCGCTGCAGCCGGGCCACGTGCTCCTCCGTCTGCTGCTTCAGCTGCAGCTGCAGCCGCGCGTTCTCGGCCTGGGCCTGCCGCAGCGCCTGCGGGGGAGGTGGCCCTCGCACTCCGCTCTCGGGAGGCTCACCAGCCGATGGTGACGCGGGGGGGGAGCTCACCACAGCTTGCGTGGCCAGGTGCTGCCCAGCTGCCCGGGCTTCCTCGCGGGCTTCCTGTAGCTGttggcccagggctgccctgtggACACGGGTGCGCGGCTGAGCCCGGGCCAGGGCGAGGGCACAGCTGCTGAGGACTGGCCCAGGCGCCACTCACACACGGCTCTCCAGTGCCTGCTGCCGGGCCCCGTGCTGCTCCAGCGCCTGCCCCGCTGCTCCCTGCAGCTGCTCCGGGCCGCCCAGGAGCTGTGGGGTACACGGGGCTGCACAGACAGGACCCCAGACCAGGTGGGGTCACACTGCCCCCCTGTGGGGTGCACGGGGCTGGGCGGACAGGACCCCCAGGCCAGGTGGGGTCACACTGCCCCCCTGTGGGGTGCACGGGGCTGGATGGACGGGGCCCCCAGGCCAGGTGGGGTCACACTGCCCCCCTGTGGGGTGCACGGGGCTGGGCAGACAGGACCCCCAGGCCAGGTGGGGTCACACTGCCCCCCTGTGGGGTGCACGGGGCTGGATGGACGGGGCCCCCAGGCCAGGTGGGGTCACAGTGCCCCCCTGTGGGGTGCACGGGGCTGGGCAGACAGGACCCCCAGGCCAGGTGGGGTCACACTGCCCCCCTGTGGGGTGCACGGGGCTGGATGGACGGGGCCCCCAGACCAGGTGGGGTCACACTGCCCCCTTGTGGGGTGCACAGGGCTGGGCGGACAGGACCCCCAGGTCAGGTGGGGTCACACTGCCCCCCTGTGGGGTGCACAGGGCTGGGCAGACAGGACCCCCAGGCCAGGTGGGGTCACACTGCCCCCCTGTGGGGTACACGGGGCTGGACGGACAGGACCCCAGGCCAGGTGGGGTCACACTGCCCCCCTGTGGGGTACACGGGGCTGGACGGACAGGGCCCCCAGGCCAGGTGGTGTTCCCGCCGCTCCCCTGCTGACTGCTTGTTCTCTGGACGTCCCCgggctgcacctgcaggaagGGGACCAGGTGAGCAGGTCCCAATGTCACTTGGCTGAGGTCCCTAGCCAGGCCCTGCATGGGCTCAATGTGACCTGGAGTCTGTGGCAGCCAGACGGTCCGGGCCCCTGGGGCTGCTCTGGGCCGGCGCGTCCCTGGTGGGCGCTGTCtccatgcagctccagctgcagcaccCGGCTCTCCAGCCGCAGGACCTGTGGGCACGGGGCCACGCTGCCACACTGTCCCCGGCGTGCACTCTGGCTGGCACGCGTGGGCTCTGGGACTGCCCACCTCACTCCGCAGCTGGAAGACTTCGGCCTCGTGCTGCTCCCGCAGGCCAAGGATCCTGACCTCGAGGCCGACCAGGTCCTTGGAAatctgggggggcgggggcaggcagctgggcccTGCCAGGACCCTCCTCCTGCCCGCACCCCAGGCCCGGCACCCACCTGCAGCCACTGCTCCTCGCCGAGCTGCAGGTCTGGTGGGGGCTCTGGCTGGAGGGGGGACGCCCAGGTGGGGGCGCCCCCAGGGACTCCTGGCGGCCAGCCCTCAGCTCCTGGGGCGACCTGGGGAGGCACGGCCACCCATCCTCCAGGTGGGTGCCGGCTCCCATGGCTTCAGCAGCCATGCACCCACCCAGTATGTGGGGACCCTGGGGGCACTCACAGTGTCCGTGGCCCGAGGCGGGACCCCTGGCGGGGGGCCTGTGGTTGAACTCGACTCCATGACTCGGAGGAAGGCCCGGCTCCCCGCCTGCTCGGCGGCTGTTGTCACGACGCTGTG
This window harbors:
- the CCDC78 gene encoding coiled-coil domain-containing protein 78, whose translation is MPHSVVTTAAEQAGSRAFLRVMESSSTTGPPPGVPPRATDTVAPGAEGWPPGVPGGAPTWASPLQPEPPPDLQLGEEQWLQISKDLVGLEVRILGLREQHEAEVFQLRSEVLRLESRVLQLELHGDSAHQGRAGPEQPQGPGPCSPGTSREQAVSRGAAGTPPGLGALSVQPRLLGGPEQLQGAAGQALEQHGARQQALESRVAALGQQLQEAREEARAAGQHLATQAVVRPPPPQALRQAQAENARLQLQLKQQTEEHVARLQRCARQAVVGAGPEPEAVALRPFLEATLQDIRAAHRSREQQLARAARTFQKRLADLSHRHEELLATHRGSPSHLEPHKAPQAPSTAPGQRPLSRQWRKTFHALQNGGTRRGRESRVSPWAASQAFQTTAPSHRGMDAASWAQTYQKLWDFSHGTQAELERERAQLLGRAGVAEQQLSWLQEYVDQHLGRYKQEILRLRQLLGAGQPREAGAALGAELQGPGTRSRWPAWPAQSLPHGLPRREPPP
- the ANTKMT gene encoding adenine nucleotide translocase lysine N-methyltransferase, with amino-acid sequence MEPDDAAEALAELRQRRLSARELLQAAAGSGLAAYAVWALLLQPGFRRVPLRLQVPYVGASARQVEHVLSLLRGRPGKTVDLGSGDGRIVLAAHRCGLRPAVGYELNPWLLGLSRLHAWRAGCAGAVRYRREDLWKVSLSDCHNVSVFLAPSVLALLEEKLQAELPAGARVVSGRFPLPTWQPVAVLGEGPDRVWAYDVPGAPGPGPADSGAQ